tcctgtttctcagctcttgcgtttcccgggtcttacgtttttttttctttttttttttgtatggtcccgtgaaaaatgtatcagcggggttctactgtactatctctgtttccggagtagataacatctgccgatgaatcgccaattgaccttgaagccacgagcctcagcagaaaccgaactttgccgtcgagccACCTTGCAAGGCAGACGGCGTGTCGGCGCCGTGGCTTAATCGGGATgcacgcgctagtgctgtttcgtctcctgtttgcaaccaaggttgcaactaaggcttgCTTATCAccacgttgcacgttttaatttccaggtggtgcaattgtcggcgatagaTACCGTTAAATCTGAGACGGTTTGGCGCAGTTAGGATCAATTTTCGTCGattttatcaggatggcgcagtaaatcccatttggcgcaggagtggaatcactgatttactaacgtaaaaaccagtccaatgtgtactcttaattaaatgaacgctgcggatcatggttacatacatatattttgcctcaaataggcctgagatttcctttgcgctgtataatgttgacgtgtatgaccccgtgccaccagtgctagtagcttggttggctTTGGCCAAGCAGTTGAATCGGTTATGGCCGGGCGGTTAAATCGAgtgacaaacagacagacagacagacagacagacagacagacagacagacagacagacagacagacaaagtttttcgagtttaggtagcccaagaaagactatcttCTTTAAAATGTTAAACTGAGAAGCATGTATAGCATAtatgattaactcaagcaggctaaggttactatttgtccccgccccaTTTCAATGGGAATGCCAATAAAATCATTTCTCTCGTTAGGCCTCAATGCATATGAAATGAGAAGCAATTTCAAAAATTCCGCAAAGTTATTCATAATACTCTGTCATCGAACCGGCccgagactaagcgaaagccatttacacagtcatttgctacgaacgaagtatATTCTAGAAAAGCAACATCTaattcagttcgaagcaggcGGTTCGAACCACCGCCATGTTTTACCTAAACTATGTAAACAACGCAAAGACGATAATGTTAAATCTGAGGAATAGCGTACGTACGCTAAACTCTATGAGTGGATGTGCATTTTAATTTCGCTATTACACTaagcccgctattacgctaaactaaaactgtctattgctaACCAACTTCACACCTGCAAGCACGCAACGTGTGAAATATGCAAGTATGCAGATATCATGGCCACCATGCAAGTGTACTATTAGAACAGTGCAATGCAGCTGGTTAATCTAGTCTACTCATATTTAGCTATCTCGAATGCCGCTGTGGAAGCTATGAATTGCATACAACTACGGCACTCATGTCATCTTGTGAAACTTCCTTATAACACTACTGCGGATATTTCTATTTTCAGCAGCAAGTTTACAAGTTGAAAACTTTAATGCTCATACTCATGCAATAATAACCTACCTCCGTTTCTGCCACATCTGCTCAAATGCATCAGCCAGCTCAACATTGGTGACTTCTTCAGAATCTTGGAACTTGAGGAATCCATCCCCACCATGACCTGAAGTATCAAAGTAAGGAATGGTTAAAGCACGGAACAAGCATACTGGAGCTCGACTTGCTTCCATACTCTGTGTAAGCATCAATGTGGATGTATGCATCCCTCCCCTTCCACCAGGGAAGGCAATCAATGCTAGTCCAGCTCCCCATTGCAGAATCCCAGAGTCGCAATATGTTAACGAACTTCGCAAAGGTGATGAAAATCTAAGCATAAAATTCCCTATGAATAGTCAGTGCACAACAAGCAATAAACCTTTTTTCTTAACTGCAAAGCTAGCTTTCCCACAAGGCCACTTGCCAATCCAATTTATTAATTACAGCCTATGTGCAAGCTTGTGCATTTTATGAGATGAAAATAAAACCATATGCCACAGCCAAATGCTAGCACGCACGGTTCATAACATCGTCTTCATTTGAACAATGACCGGTGCTGCCATTAGTTGAATTAATGTGAGCTTGCAAATTAGTAAATGAGTTGCAACATCACAATGTTGCTATGTAGATTTAATTGTGATAATTTAGAAGTAGTAGATCtgcaacaaaataaagaaaagattAGGGAGAACTTGTCACAAAATTAGGCTAACAATGAGacaaaacaacaataaaaatATGACACTGTTCCCTTTTCACAGCAAATGAAATGTCATGGTGGTAGCCAACAGGAAACCACGTTTCATATAATAAATGCCATATTACGATATATAGAAGCTGCTCATTCTCTGACATTCCCTCCAACAAGAGTTCATGTTTATTATTCATTACAATAGCAGTCTTCATTTTCAATGCTACACATGAAGTTCCAACACTTTATATGCCATACTCAAGTCATCTGAACGAAGCATGTGTAAAGTGGCACACCTAATTGCCTCGCTGCACGAATGTCAAGCTCTATAACACGCTCCCCATTATTCCTCCACTCCAATAAAATTGCCTCGGTGCACTGGGTAGAGCATCCAGTTCACAAACAGAATGTCGCAAATTCGAATCACTCTAGAACAGAAGGATTTCTTTTCCCAGCAGCATTTCTGATGATACGCAGGCAGACGGGACATCTGTCTGCTTATTAGAAAAGATCCCTCCCTGCAGACAGACGGGATGTCCATCTGTCTGTAGGGAGGGACCACGTTCATGAATATGTCAATCTCTATCCCCATTAAAAATTCAGTTTCCTCACTGTGAAATGCCAGTCATAAGAGATGCAGCGCTGTATGCTTTTGGGTTATCTTCTGGACTTGGGTGCTCCAAAACATACATCGAAATGAAGAAAATTAGACTCAATTCATCAACTTGTCTGTCCTGCTGTGTCATTATTCACCAAAACAGTCAATAAATCTTGAGAAACACAGTGCGAACAGAGATGAGGATAGCAAGAAATGAAGCAATGTGATAGGCACTTGACTCATTCTATAAAACAGTACATAGAGTAATGCTCCAGTTAAAGCCTTGTTGTCACACATGAAATACCATTTATAAATGCTTCTCCTTATTCATTAGCTGCAGCAGCAGTCTTTACATACCTGTCATGTAAATGAGAATGTTGCTGTACTCATCCGTTAAAAGTCGCTTCGAGCGTGGAGTGTTGGCAGGCAGGCGCCCTGTCAGGATACGGATGAAGTTCTCCACTGTGACCTGCAAGGCAGAGAAGAAAGGAATGTGCACAGGCTGACTGGTGATGACAGTGtccagatttttcttttttgacagtGGTGACACTCAGGAAAACTGATACTGAGAACTTTGAAACCATAGCTGTGCATAACACAAAAAGACAGGGAAAAAAAAGATAGTAAGGAATGCAAGCGAGGTGCAATGCAGTGCCTTTCCCTATGAACTACTTGTTAGTGTTGTACATTGCCATGCTATATCTCATTCCACCTTGTTGGTAAGTTGCTTCTTAACTGTTCAGAGGTTTCACGTTCACAGTTATCATATCCAAGTCGGAATATAATGTTTAAAAGGCAGGATTTATAGGCTAGTTGGTATTGCATCATGTACAATTGATAGAATTCTGTGCACTCGAGTAAAATAAGGCATGGCCATCATGTTAGATATGTTGGCAATTATTATGTTTTACTACACTCAATATATGCCAAGCTTCTGCCATGTCTCTTCAGGATTGTGTAATTGCCTGTGGACTCTTATtcttacatcatcatcagcccctCTTTATGTTGACTGCAGCACCAAAGGCCCCTCCCAGTGATTttcaattatccctgtcttgcgcgtacaaatttcttcatttcatcatcccacctaatcttctgccgtcctcgactgcgtttcccttcccttggcaaccATTCTGCAACTCTATTGGCCTACCGATTATCAgtgctacgcattacatagcctgcccagctccattttttatctcttaatgtcaactagaataccgaccaaccccgtttgctctccaatccacatcgctctcttcctgtctcttaatattacgcctaacatttttaattccatcgctctttgtacggccCTTAACTTcatatcgagcttctttgttaaccttaagtttctgccccatatgttagcaccagtagaacgcaatgattgtacacttttcttttttaacgacagtggtaagcttcgagtcgggatttggtaatgcctgtagTATGTGCTCCAACCCATCTTTATCCTTCTATAAATTTCCTtttcatggtcagggtcccctgtgagcaattgacctagataaatgtactcctgcaCACACACTACAGCTGACTGGCAATCATGCATTCTCATATCCTGACATATGAACTGCCTATTAATGGAACCATGGGGATTTTAGACCTCAAGCCTCATTTTTCAAACAGATGTATGTTGATGCTAGAAGCCCGAAGGAACAAAGCCCAGTCAGCTAATTGTAAACTAGTGAAGTGAAGCATCATTCCCATGCATTTTTAAAACTGCATAGACAAATcactacagtcaaacccggatatatcgaattattgtgTACATCGAACAGCTATAAAgtccccttgaaaatcccatgcaaatgtGTAGGGCCTGTGCATGTGGATATAGAACGCCCATTCAGCAGCACATTCGATATACTGAACGCAGCGGCACGCCGAAAACTTCAAAGTGCACTACTCTGGGCACTTTTAGATCTCctggcgcctggaggtggagaagagaatcgcgcgccAAGGATAGTACATAAGAGCGCACTGAGTGCGTGGCAAAGCGCCaccacctagaggaaagtctaggtggcgttgagcgaaGGGGGGAAAGAGAAACAAGGTGATGCGCCGCAGCGACCCACATGCTTGTGCGTCACCTGCATtcaagtgaaacgtcactaactttttttcttttgcactttTTGCTTCTTGTGTGCAGTCAGTTCAGCCCCGTcaagctgttcggctagcccacGTGCTACTTCGAACTtcaacattccttctttccggttttcgtgacgtcgtcgTGCGGTTTGAGTTGATATGGAAGGCTTTCGCACCTTGATAGTCTTGACAAGATCGAACAAGCAACTTCAACTTCATTTTTCAGAAGAAGCAAGCCAGCATAAGCAATTTTTCACACTTAATAAAGTGtgcttgccatttttttttttttcttccaagctgtgtgcagtaacttagcggcccttgaacgcaccaatcggtaagccgTGGTTTGCCACAGGGCACCTTAtttcatatatcgaattacctatatatcaaacttttttgtgatccccttcagcaTCAATATATCCAGGTTCAACTGTACTACAGCTTGTGCACAGAAGCTTTGAGAATTAAGGTGCACAGTTTATGGTTATTGGCTGCCTCCTGCATTTAAGGTGGTGGGTGCAGTGggcagcatgaaaaaaaaaaaaaaagatgtcatgAGTCTGTGTACCAAGCAAAGAGACAAAAATGTGGTTGTTGTTCCATACCTTTACCAAagaatcactttttttttttaattgacaaaTGAGCTGGAATTGATAGCATGTCCTCTCGTCCTTTAGAACTGTCTAGTCTGTGCATGAAAATAAATGGTGTTATGCAGAAGCCacatgcacatcataaaaacaCCATAAACTTTTTGCACAATGCATAGAAGAAGTGGTTTCTCTTTTATCATGCAGGAAAGAATACTTCATTAAGAATGGCTATCGGAACATCATAAGAATTTTAACAAATCGGCATTGTGCAGCGGATTGCTTGAGCTGCAGTTGTAAGCCTTTGTTTGTCAATGCACAATTGCTAGCTAGGAATACTCACCACTTGACTAGCAGATGCAATGCTACATGAGCAGCTCATCTGTCTGTCAAAAAAAGATAGAAATGAATGTTTCTTCCCAGAGGCCCGTTTTTTGTTCGTGTTGTACTGTGCTATATAAATGTTATGCACAACCGACCACAAGGGTTCTGCAAAGGtatatgcaaaaaaattaaagTTAAATTTTCTTGTGATCTTGCCATACAGTGTGAAGTTAAGGTGGTGAACAATGTGGTGGCCGTTCAAGGAAGTGTCCATTGCACCTTTCGAATTGAGGGTGGATGCATTGGCTGTGAATAAATTCTGCTTTTTCTCGAATCTCATGCACCTAAACTTTTTTGCAGTTGTGGGCACATATCTATAACGTGCAATAAATTGCTACTTGTAGGGTAGGTAGCGCCGTGGGCaaggttctgactggtgttgcAGGAGTCACAGCGTGCTTTTTTTCATAGCGAAGCGATAGATTGAATTTTTTACGAGTACTGCTTGAGGAGGGCACATACGGCAAACGGAGGCCTCAGGAGAGCACCTGAGATTATAATAAAGCAGGTGGCGCAGGTTCACCAGGGCACCCAAAGTGCAGCGGGTGGTTTAAAGCTGGAAGCAGTATGGCCTGTTGGTTGGGACCGCCAAGGCTGGAGCGTGCCAGGGGGTGTTCGCATAGAATCGTATACACCTCTGGCACGCACAGACCTTGGCGAGCTCCCAACCCATGGACCAACCCAGGTTCTATAGCTTTGGTGTCCCCGTTACCGCCTTtagtgtcctggaggcgccgccgATAATACGAAATAATGACACGTTGAtacaatgagtaaaaaaaaataagaataaaaataatcatTGAAGAAACAATCACGCCCAGCCACCCACCAACTTCTGACGCTAAGTTTTGCGgtaccccgcgacttctgcaacaccaGTCAAAGCCTTACCGCGCCGTGTGTTCTATCCTGCAGGGTTACCCACAGTGCTATGTGCATAAAACTTGAGGTAGCCACAAAGGCCATGAAGGATGGGAGGAGGGGACACCCTTACCTCATACCCTCTGTAATCGACTTCCACATTGTCGCCGTACACGTTGATGTGGTGGTGAGCATTATTGAACACGGTGGCCGGTTTCGGATTGCGAAGGTTGCAAGGCATGTCATCGGCGATCATCAAAATTATCTGGCTAAATGAGTGGTGAAATCACAGAGTAATTAATAAGTGGCGTAACCGTCGCTTTCAAATTTTCTCACGAACACTTGAAATGTCCTACCTGTCGGGAATGCCGAAACGCTTCACACTTCGGTAGATGGAAAGCACGTTCGCGACGTGCCGGTAGTTGAACCAAAATCTCGATGTGCACACGAGAACAGCCCAGTTGTTAGTGTGGCCAGATCTGAAGAACTCGGAGATCTTTGCATCAACGGACTCGCTGGCGTGCTAGTAAAAGCAGAGAAACAGCAGCAGTCGAAAAGTGGTGAAACAGAAAACTAGTTACGGGCACCAACTAACCTGTGACTGGCACGGCTGCACTGCCAATAAAATTAGCGCTACTGTGTAAAACAGGTACAGAACTAGCTTCCACATGGTCATTCTTGGAACATGTGTACTGAAGGCGCTTCTTGTCCAAATCCCCTGTGGCTCCGACAACTTCATAAATCACTTTCACAACACTCCACAGTTACGACGGCATGTCCCACTCTCCTACAACTTGCGCTAGTACGCTCGATCGTGATGCAGTGTCGATTGCTTGACTATCGGCACAACAGGCCACACCTTGGCCACACCTCCATCAAGGATTCCTTCAGTACTATCCAGAGCTCCTAATAAACAATTTTGCGCTTTAAAGCACTTAAAAATGCAGTTGTTTCAAAGAGGCTAATACTTATAAACAACATAAGCAAAATTTGATTGCGCTTTTATTGAACAAATGTAGTTGAAGTCAATCCAATCCAGTACTTAAAAACGCCAAGAGAAATAAGCACAATGGTTGATGCAATAATATTGCGAAATGAATGTTTATGAGAGGAGGCGCTGGATGGGGACATTCTAGTGGCATTCATATATCCAGTATTTTGCACTGCGTTTCTTTGTTTGATGAATCCGTGCGGCGCGTGGTTCTTCAAAGTTGCTGTGGTTTCTGTCACCTTGCAGACTACGCTGATTTGACGCGCTCAGAAACGCTGCCCCAGAAATGTGCGTCTTAAACAAATGCGACAATGGACCGTTTTTCTGCGGTTTGTGCGAGGACATTTGAAGTAAGGTCGCTATCTTTCGTGCTTCTCCGTCTGCTGCGAAGTTGCGCGAGGCGCGCTTGCCTCCCGCGCGCGCGTTACGATGGCGAGTAATGAGC
The DNA window shown above is from Dermacentor silvarum isolate Dsil-2018 chromosome 1, BIME_Dsil_1.4, whole genome shotgun sequence and carries:
- the LOC119436888 gene encoding GPI-anchor transamidase, producing the protein MKLSEPQGIWTRSAFSTHVPRMTMWKLVLYLFYTVALILLAVQPCQSQHASESVDAKISEFFRSGHTNNWAVLVCTSRFWFNYRHVANVLSIYRSVKRFGIPDSQIILMIADDMPCNLRNPKPATVFNNAHHHINVYGDNVEVDYRGYEVTVENFIRILTGRLPANTPRSKRLLTDEYSNILIYMTGHGGDGFLKFQDSEEVTNVELADAFEQMWQKRRYHEIFFMIDTCQAESMFKRFYSPNILAVASSKIGEDSLSHHGDPTIGVYVIDRYTYYALMFLEEVSTNNTKTMAQFLRVCPKSVCISTAVSRKDLFTRNLDQVPLTDFFGSVRNVELTQQKVTLKPLPPPSTLLSKPPENTTVKQKQGWHKIGQFSFLS